The Gemmatimonas sp. UBA7669 genome window below encodes:
- a CDS encoding SDR family NAD(P)-dependent oxidoreductase: MDFAGKTVIVTGSSDGIGRAAASAWAAARATVVMVGRNEAKTVAAARAIMSATGNRQVHWAIADLSRRDATLDLARDLATRHPRIHVLANNAGALFLDREDTADGVERTFALNHLAYMTLSLALLPNLAAAAMPGLPARVINVSSRAHRRASVNPSDWQLREGYRGWRAYANSKLYNLWFTRTLAARVDAARLVVHAMHPGVVRSRFATNNGAMGRVQRQIMNLVSVSPEQGADTLLWLSHAADAATSTGDYWVTRQRLSISRLARRDDLATQLWNASLPLTGLRAHEIDENLALLAPAAPLST; the protein is encoded by the coding sequence ATGGACTTCGCGGGCAAGACGGTGATCGTGACCGGATCCAGTGATGGCATTGGCCGTGCCGCCGCCAGCGCCTGGGCCGCGGCGCGGGCCACGGTGGTCATGGTGGGTCGCAACGAGGCCAAGACCGTCGCCGCCGCGCGGGCCATCATGAGCGCGACGGGCAACCGCCAGGTGCACTGGGCCATTGCCGATCTCTCGCGGCGCGACGCCACGCTTGACCTCGCGCGCGATCTGGCGACGCGGCACCCACGCATTCACGTCCTCGCCAACAACGCCGGCGCCCTCTTCCTCGACCGCGAGGACACGGCCGACGGTGTGGAGCGCACCTTCGCGCTCAATCATCTGGCATACATGACGCTCAGCCTGGCGCTGCTGCCCAATCTGGCCGCGGCCGCCATGCCCGGTTTGCCGGCGCGCGTCATCAATGTGTCGAGCCGTGCGCATCGTCGCGCCTCGGTGAATCCGTCCGACTGGCAGCTCCGTGAGGGATATCGCGGCTGGCGCGCCTACGCCAACTCCAAGCTGTACAACCTCTGGTTCACCCGCACGCTGGCCGCGCGCGTGGACGCCGCGCGCCTCGTCGTGCACGCCATGCATCCCGGCGTGGTGCGCAGCCGCTTCGCCACCAACAACGGCGCCATGGGGCGTGTGCAGCGCCAGATCATGAATCTGGTCTCGGTGTCTCCAGAGCAGGGCGCCGATACCCTGCTCTGGCTCTCGCACGCTGCCGACGCCGCGACGTCTACCGGTGACTATTGGGTGACACGCCAGCGACTCAGCATCTCCCGTCTGGCTCGTCGCGACGATCTCGCCACGCAGTTGTGGAACGCCTCGCTGCCACTCACCGGACTGCGTGCACACGAGATCGACGAGAACCTGGCACTCCTGGCGCCTGCCGCGCCTTTGTCGACATGA
- the deoC gene encoding deoxyribose-phosphate aldolase: protein MTVTPLHAPRPARPSEDTPAPRWPSGLAPDVPPQRNPGTALDLALVRGTRVNRSAVERRVATLPARRTVKKQWQAAWLLRAISCMDLTTLSGDDTAGNVRRLCAKARRPLRGDLVDALGIGDLHLTVGAVCVYHQYVATAVEALRGSGIPVAAVSTGFPAGLSPFEQRLAEIHASVAAGATEIDVVITRAHVLTGNWSALYDEVRAFREACGEAHLKTILGVGELATLTNVARASLVSMMAGSDFIKTSTGKETSNATLPVGLVMARMIRDFGERTGHEVGFKPAGGIRTAKQALDWLILMKEELGERWLRPHLFRFGASGLLTDVERQLEHYATGRYAAAYRQPMV from the coding sequence ATGACTGTCACGCCTCTTCACGCTCCCAGACCGGCCCGTCCCAGTGAGGACACGCCGGCCCCGCGCTGGCCCTCAGGGCTCGCGCCCGATGTGCCTCCCCAGCGCAACCCTGGGACTGCACTGGACCTGGCTCTGGTGCGCGGCACCCGCGTCAATCGCAGCGCCGTCGAACGGCGCGTGGCCACCTTGCCCGCGCGGCGCACCGTCAAGAAGCAGTGGCAGGCCGCCTGGCTGCTGCGCGCCATCTCGTGCATGGATCTCACCACCCTCTCGGGTGACGACACGGCGGGCAATGTGCGCCGCCTCTGCGCCAAGGCGCGCCGGCCGCTGCGCGGGGACCTGGTCGACGCCCTGGGTATCGGCGATCTGCACCTCACGGTGGGCGCGGTGTGTGTGTATCACCAGTACGTGGCCACGGCCGTCGAGGCCCTGCGCGGCAGCGGCATACCCGTGGCGGCGGTGAGTACCGGCTTCCCTGCCGGTCTCTCGCCCTTCGAGCAACGTCTCGCTGAAATTCACGCCAGTGTCGCGGCGGGCGCCACGGAAATCGATGTGGTCATCACGCGTGCGCATGTGCTCACCGGCAACTGGTCGGCGTTGTACGACGAGGTGCGCGCGTTCCGTGAGGCCTGCGGTGAGGCGCATCTCAAGACCATTCTGGGCGTGGGCGAACTCGCGACGCTCACCAACGTGGCGCGAGCCAGTCTGGTGTCGATGATGGCAGGCTCCGACTTCATCAAGACCAGCACGGGCAAGGAAACGTCCAACGCGACGTTGCCGGTGGGCCTCGTCATGGCGCGCATGATTCGCGATTTCGGCGAACGCACGGGGCACGAGGTGGGCTTCAAGCCGGCCGGTGGCATTCGCACGGCCAAACAGGCGCTCGACTGGCTCATCCTCATGAAGGAAGAGCTCGGGGAGCGCTGGTTGCGTCCGCACCTGTTCCGATTTGGTGCCAGCGGACTGCTGACCGATGTCGAGCGGCAGCTCGAACACTACGCCACGGGTCGCTATGCGGCGGCCTATCGTCAACCGATGGTTTGA